The proteins below are encoded in one region of Myxocyprinus asiaticus isolate MX2 ecotype Aquarium Trade chromosome 13, UBuf_Myxa_2, whole genome shotgun sequence:
- the st6galnac2 gene encoding alpha-N-acetylgalactosaminide alpha-2,6-sialyltransferase 2: MSARNMKSWICKLPLLALCVLFIYWKFLEFMSAEDWRSIYQRAFLEDEDSWIGNNIAEEEAVPACSMRHTIKKDDSLRKDFNFLVPVLQWRDTFTQSEWQKLHNLASPYGWKEQSYDEIGKTLSLLWHPSNSRLFTRNMTDECVRCAVVGNGGILKGSGQGKAINSHHYVFRVNGAIIKGFEDDVGTKTSFYGFTINSLKNSLAAYYEDGFNMVPRNPDIQYIFIPAGTRDYVMLAAAIQGVPVLSGFDKGDRPSQYFGDYPQVNQFKMLHPRFIKYVTERFLKSPLLEEYPDLYMPSTGALMLLTALHTCDQVSAYGFITENYNEFSDHYFDKEKKDLVFYANHDMQMEGLLWKLLHSRKVMWLYQRQNQNPSPKN; encoded by the exons ATGTCCGCTCGAAACATGAAATCGTGGATTTGTAAACTGCCTTTATTggctctgtgtgttttgtttatataCTGGAAGTTCCTGGAATTCATGTCAGCAGAGGACTGGCGCAGCATATACCAGAG AGCTTTTTTAGAGGATGAAGACAGCTGGATTGGAAACAACATAGCTGAAGAGGAG gcaGTGCCAGCCTGCTCCATGAGACATACCATAAAGAAGGACGACAGTCTGAGAAAAGATTTTAACTTTTTAGTGCCTGTTCTGCAGTGGCGTGATACTTTTACCCAGTCAGAGTGGCAAAAGCTCCATAATTTGGCATCGCCTTATGGTTGGAAGGAGCAGTCTTATGATG AGATAGGCAAGACTCTTTCTTTGCTGTGGCATCCCTCTAACAGTCGTCTGTTTACGCGGAACATGACAgatgagtgtgtgcgttgtgCCGTGGTGGGTAACGGGGGCATTCTCAAAGGATCAGGGCAGGGGAAAGCCATAAACAGTCACCATTATGTTTTCAG GGTAAACGGGGCAATAATCAAGGGTTTTGAGGATGATGTTGGAACAAAGACATCCTTCTATGGCTTCACCATCAACTCGCTCAAGAACTCCCTTGCAGCTTATTACGAGGACGGCTTCAATATGGTGCCACGTAACCCG GACATTCAATATATTTTTATCCCTGCGGGAACTCGAGACTATGTGATGCTGGCTGCTGCCATTCAAGGTGTGCCTGTGCTCTCTGGATTCGATAAAGGTGACAG GCCCTCACAATATTTTGGAGATTATCCTCAAGTTAATCAGTTCAAAATGCTCCATCCACGCTTCATTAAATATGTGACTGAAAG GTTTCTGAAGTCCCCACTGCTGGAGGAATACCCTGACCTGTACATGCCCAGCACAGGCGCTCTCATGCTGCTGACTGCTTTACACACTTGTGACCAG GTGTCTGCATATGGCTTCATCACTGAGAATTATAACGAATTCTCAGATCATTACTTTGATAAGGAGAAAAAAGATCTGGTTTTCTATGCAAACCATGACATGCAGATGGAAGGATTACTGTGGAAGCTGCTGCACTCTCGTAAAGTCATGTGGCTGTATCAGAGACAAAACCAAAACCCTAGCCCTAAGAACTGA